A window of the Halomarina salina genome harbors these coding sequences:
- a CDS encoding sacsin N-terminal ATP-binding-like domain-containing protein translates to MTREVPDSIEAIQRKHLKTYRSNPDRIGSDAGTERQDRADYDGRFIFELLQNAVDEMEQTIDPRVRVELTEDTLLVANNGEPFTFEDLYALTLTTRTTKAGQTTIGHKGRGFTSVLGVTDRPAVYSDAVTAKFDREETAALLNEDSRIRDQLGDSLSPGEVPLLGLPAETATTRRARELLEGDFTTVFELPLREPEKRRGMIERKLKSLDANTVALLPELTTIEMDCPTWDRTWTISRTSITGPGEPTLVRLRSNTSEREQLTKTNRSFLLFEKTAIDAGLLTQQANLTTTEIDAMGSLSVGVAFSAESTCDDPSATPSDWSLAPVYGATTNQPPYVHVFLPTQERSPIPALITGTFQSDTSRRNLTLDYDEELEYEGQFNALLFAELGELIATSVVDFVNESATKIAEFLSTLDPSLDGRRDWSLVAGSVDHSVFEAIKSSLAPVSFIPGNDCDERYSIDELLLPYTAAETPHLGQDFATVIGAPQTNTSEKTGYIPAPSLLNHQPVTTLSALGAEGISPEEVPTAISAAPTEPALQKRTHTTERSDDQSDQVEWLYVDPVLVLLVEVRKTLESDDSRTKFDSASQNAAVFPTNVHDRADGLKIALRERSGQHPFFIPPEDEIDEKSLSNLSFLPRELYHGSDPDIAPQLRNAVLPADFRSELENIWSVSGFSFERVYDAAIRPAIPGPNTQNADPTVLQSRSTLETIRRMAAVTSPENDRDPDSSLLYVSSRRSFSDLPKLPVPALPLSGPAEIEWQPAHRVYIGDTWQKKLGRSNGARVEPLLAQVGTQEPTDGFDPWVLAPPSWFDLGADDEHALNDWVAFFRWLGASEHVRPLPLFAPDPATRHQYRKTEGISQPPRSGVSSRSALTESDSTKTPVDARYRGLSDSDWEAYRDHLIQHVEPLIDTEEHRYLFQVNPLEYGEDIITAAQSDADIGRHFLGHLSEWWNNGLSDHQHATVAEFTNNRWRGSNRSYFFTSGELERVGTNLWLWQLQQYAWVPTTLGTQAPPDTWVLPKADRDRFSLNLGSQYPLLPFLDDDRQQGRPDGGSPELSPLISALDANTTLTQAAFSTDDARRVLSRISRLLQSDEVNPVRFTGEVELLYTRVAELLPGLEGETIASEQWHPDQTGLADVEVLCRVEDEYEFKRAGDAYFVRSHSAHNRYSRLGLPVIVLFKPEAARFGAYLNATDIRSVVTKTPIHGDDLGIPVTVDGTELGEKWFETVLAALSLRLRADRPSADAVDQDISNTQRFYSQLEIVEGLDLKISTDATEANLSEESGPRAYFIERVNSRKTQVLIDGSVEETAFVDAVAQAYTEYLDVPQYYEACYNLIEFAFGHPSPESILLDRLRHVGGETRTEQLDAARQRLFGGEPPAQPDPKDPEPDEENSDSPTGDGRNPGKQSDTSRNEGTAARSDRVPSVESLLQIGNRRVFSPTDGSGKGATTNGSGRKKTANSGGSAPTPASQEYRDRIDAFGMAVTMEAERARLEDSGESNVEQKVWDVSTPEKFSEAKESQLVTEAIDRFDEGAVLKGSTSPFDSDWPGFDVLTIATPESGTHTVDRCIELKTSGLQTQKPSLSWNEWKAARGSLSDRYYLYVVRNVKRGKSGDATLLEIPRP, encoded by the coding sequence ATGACTCGTGAGGTCCCTGACTCGATCGAGGCGATTCAACGGAAACACCTCAAGACGTATCGGAGCAATCCCGACCGGATCGGGTCGGACGCGGGGACTGAACGGCAGGATAGGGCGGACTACGACGGTCGGTTCATCTTCGAACTGCTGCAGAATGCAGTCGACGAGATGGAACAAACGATCGATCCACGTGTTCGGGTCGAGCTGACCGAGGATACGCTCCTCGTCGCGAACAACGGGGAGCCGTTCACTTTCGAGGACCTCTACGCGCTAACGCTCACGACGCGAACCACGAAAGCCGGACAGACGACGATCGGGCACAAAGGCCGAGGCTTCACCTCCGTGCTCGGCGTCACGGACCGACCAGCAGTGTACTCCGATGCCGTTACGGCAAAGTTCGACCGTGAGGAAACAGCAGCGCTACTGAACGAAGATAGTCGCATTCGAGACCAGCTGGGTGACTCGCTGAGCCCTGGGGAGGTACCTCTATTGGGGCTGCCAGCGGAAACGGCGACGACACGACGAGCTCGGGAGCTGCTGGAGGGTGACTTCACGACGGTGTTTGAATTGCCGCTTCGAGAGCCAGAGAAGCGCCGGGGGATGATAGAACGTAAGCTGAAATCACTCGATGCAAACACTGTCGCCCTCCTCCCGGAGCTGACGACTATCGAGATGGACTGTCCGACGTGGGACCGAACTTGGACGATCTCACGAACATCGATTACTGGCCCCGGCGAACCGACGCTGGTTCGGCTGAGGTCCAACACAAGCGAGCGTGAACAGCTCACAAAGACCAATCGGTCCTTCCTCTTGTTCGAAAAGACGGCGATAGACGCTGGTTTGTTGACTCAGCAGGCGAATCTGACGACGACCGAAATCGACGCGATGGGGAGTCTATCAGTCGGTGTCGCGTTCAGTGCAGAGTCTACGTGTGATGATCCATCAGCCACACCCTCTGACTGGTCGTTAGCGCCTGTCTATGGAGCCACGACCAACCAGCCTCCGTACGTCCACGTCTTCCTCCCCACACAAGAGCGAAGTCCCATTCCCGCGCTGATCACCGGGACGTTTCAGTCTGATACCTCTCGTCGAAACCTCACGCTCGATTACGACGAGGAACTCGAATACGAGGGTCAGTTCAATGCCCTTCTGTTCGCCGAACTCGGTGAACTCATCGCGACGAGCGTGGTTGATTTTGTCAACGAGTCAGCAACGAAAATCGCTGAGTTCTTGAGTACGCTCGATCCGTCGCTCGACGGTCGGAGGGACTGGTCTCTTGTCGCAGGCTCAGTCGATCACAGCGTGTTCGAGGCGATCAAATCGTCGCTTGCACCGGTATCGTTCATTCCGGGCAATGATTGTGACGAGCGCTATTCGATCGACGAACTCTTGCTCCCGTACACTGCCGCTGAAACACCACACCTCGGTCAAGACTTCGCAACCGTCATCGGAGCACCACAAACCAACACTAGTGAGAAGACGGGCTACATACCGGCCCCCTCGTTGCTCAACCACCAGCCCGTGACGACACTGTCTGCACTTGGTGCAGAAGGGATCTCCCCCGAAGAGGTACCCACAGCAATCAGCGCAGCGCCTACAGAACCGGCTTTACAGAAGCGGACGCACACAACCGAGCGCTCGGACGACCAGAGCGATCAGGTAGAGTGGTTGTACGTCGACCCTGTTCTCGTTCTTCTCGTCGAGGTCCGAAAGACATTGGAATCCGATGACAGCCGCACGAAGTTCGATTCTGCCAGTCAGAATGCGGCAGTCTTTCCGACGAACGTCCATGATCGAGCAGACGGTCTGAAGATCGCACTCCGCGAGCGAAGTGGCCAGCACCCGTTTTTCATACCGCCAGAAGACGAGATCGACGAAAAGAGCTTGAGCAACCTCTCTTTCCTCCCCCGAGAGCTGTATCATGGCTCCGACCCTGACATCGCTCCGCAGCTTCGGAACGCTGTCTTGCCGGCGGACTTCCGATCCGAGCTCGAAAACATCTGGAGCGTCTCCGGGTTTTCGTTCGAACGTGTCTACGACGCCGCGATTCGACCAGCGATCCCCGGCCCGAACACGCAGAATGCAGATCCAACGGTGCTACAATCCCGATCAACGTTAGAGACAATTCGTCGAATGGCCGCTGTGACCTCACCGGAGAACGATCGCGATCCTGATTCCTCGCTCCTCTACGTCTCTTCTCGTCGCTCGTTCTCCGATCTCCCGAAGCTCCCGGTTCCTGCTCTCCCGCTCAGTGGTCCCGCCGAGATCGAATGGCAACCCGCACATCGAGTGTACATAGGCGATACGTGGCAGAAGAAACTTGGACGATCCAACGGGGCTCGGGTAGAGCCTTTGTTGGCCCAGGTTGGGACACAGGAACCGACGGACGGGTTCGACCCTTGGGTCCTCGCTCCCCCATCTTGGTTCGACCTCGGTGCCGACGATGAGCATGCATTGAACGACTGGGTCGCCTTCTTCCGGTGGCTCGGCGCAAGCGAACACGTCCGTCCACTCCCACTATTCGCTCCCGATCCGGCCACCCGACACCAGTATCGAAAAACCGAGGGGATCAGCCAGCCACCTCGATCCGGGGTGTCATCGCGTTCGGCCCTGACTGAATCAGACAGCACGAAGACCCCAGTCGATGCCCGATACAGAGGACTCAGTGATAGCGACTGGGAAGCCTACCGAGACCACTTGATCCAGCACGTTGAACCCCTGATCGACACCGAGGAACATCGATACCTGTTTCAAGTGAATCCGTTAGAGTACGGCGAGGACATTATTACCGCAGCGCAGTCTGACGCGGACATTGGTCGGCATTTTCTCGGCCATCTCTCCGAATGGTGGAATAACGGGCTCAGTGACCACCAACACGCGACTGTCGCCGAATTCACTAACAACCGGTGGCGCGGCTCGAATCGGTCGTACTTCTTTACGAGCGGAGAGTTGGAACGAGTCGGAACGAACCTGTGGCTCTGGCAGTTGCAGCAGTATGCATGGGTTCCAACTACACTCGGGACCCAAGCCCCACCAGACACGTGGGTGCTTCCGAAGGCTGACCGCGATCGGTTTAGTTTGAACCTTGGAAGCCAGTATCCGTTGCTCCCCTTCCTCGATGACGATCGGCAGCAGGGACGACCAGATGGTGGATCGCCGGAGCTGTCGCCGTTGATCTCCGCACTCGATGCCAACACTACGCTGACACAAGCGGCGTTTTCCACCGACGATGCCCGACGAGTCCTGTCGCGGATCTCCAGGTTGTTGCAATCGGACGAGGTCAACCCAGTGAGATTCACTGGAGAGGTCGAGCTCCTCTACACGCGGGTTGCCGAACTGCTCCCCGGACTAGAGGGTGAAACGATCGCGAGCGAGCAGTGGCATCCGGATCAAACGGGCCTCGCAGACGTCGAGGTCCTGTGTCGAGTCGAAGACGAATACGAGTTCAAACGAGCTGGCGATGCTTACTTCGTCCGCTCGCACAGCGCCCACAACCGGTACTCGCGACTCGGACTTCCGGTGATCGTCCTCTTCAAACCGGAGGCAGCACGGTTCGGCGCGTACCTCAATGCGACTGATATTCGGTCGGTCGTGACGAAAACGCCGATCCACGGCGACGATCTCGGTATTCCCGTGACCGTCGATGGCACTGAGCTCGGCGAGAAGTGGTTTGAGACGGTCCTCGCCGCGCTTTCGTTGCGATTGCGTGCAGATCGACCATCGGCTGATGCTGTCGATCAAGATATCAGTAACACCCAGCGATTTTACTCACAGCTTGAAATCGTCGAAGGACTTGACCTCAAGATCAGCACGGACGCCACCGAGGCCAACCTCAGCGAAGAGTCGGGCCCACGGGCTTACTTTATTGAGCGGGTAAATTCGAGAAAGACTCAGGTACTCATCGATGGTAGCGTAGAGGAGACAGCGTTCGTTGATGCGGTGGCTCAGGCATACACCGAGTATCTCGATGTCCCGCAGTACTATGAGGCGTGCTACAACCTGATTGAGTTCGCATTCGGTCATCCATCACCGGAATCGATACTTCTCGACCGGCTTCGACACGTCGGCGGTGAAACACGTACTGAACAGCTCGATGCCGCTCGACAACGCCTTTTCGGGGGCGAGCCACCAGCTCAACCAGACCCGAAGGACCCCGAGCCTGATGAGGAAAATTCCGATAGTCCAACCGGCGACGGTCGGAACCCAGGCAAACAGTCGGACACATCGAGAAACGAAGGGACTGCAGCTCGATCGGACCGAGTTCCAAGTGTCGAGTCGCTCCTGCAGATCGGGAACCGAAGAGTGTTCTCACCTACAGACGGTTCAGGTAAGGGAGCCACCACCAACGGTTCAGGGAGAAAGAAAACCGCGAATAGTGGCGGATCCGCTCCCACCCCTGCTTCACAGGAGTACCGAGATCGAATCGACGCGTTCGGGATGGCAGTGACAATGGAGGCCGAGCGTGCTCGTCTTGAGGACTCGGGTGAAAGTAATGTCGAACAGAAAGTGTGGGACGTGAGCACTCCGGAGAAGTTCTCCGAAGCCAAAGAAAGCCAGCTAGTCACGGAAGCTATCGACCGGTTCGATGAGGGGGCTGTTCTAAAGGGCTCAACGTCCCCATTTGATTCTGATTGGCCTGGTTTTGACGTTCTCACAATCGCAACCCCTGAGTCGGGTACTCACACTGTCGATCGATGTATCGAACTCAAAACGTCCGGTCTGCAAACACAGAAACCATCTCTCTCCTGGAACGAGTGGAAGGCCGCACGCGGCTCCCTAAGCGATCGGTATTACCTCTACGTCGTACGGAACGTCAAACGGGGTAAGAGCGGTGATGCGACACTACTAGAAATCCCACGGCCG